In Scophthalmus maximus strain ysfricsl-2021 chromosome 13, ASM2237912v1, whole genome shotgun sequence, the genomic window GAGAGCCGCTGGCCAGGAGATGGACAAGTCAGCCGTCGTGATGCAGAGCCGGAGCCTGGCGCGGCTCGTGACGCTCGCGGCTCCAAAAACAACCGTCCGCACACCTTGGACGGGGAACCGCTCCAACGGTCTATTTTAATGGCGCGTCTGTCCGGATGTGAgactcttccccccccccctgccaccGTCTCTCTCAGCGCTCCGCTCCCCGACGCACAGCCATCTTGTTCAGCCTCAGCACCACCGCCGCGTGGACAGCTCCTGGCAGTGACGTCAGGGCGGCGGTGCGCGTGGGTAGTGGCTGGTATCCTCACGTTATCAGATCGTCAATACCAAAGTGTTTGCTGTAAAATATTGTGATGATCGATTCAACACTTTATTGCCATATCGTCAACATTGATTGGGATAGGCGAGTATTAATGGAATATTGTGATGAGCAACTTAGCAGAAGGATTTTCCTCTTGACATTCACTGACATCAAGAACTATGTAGAAGAAAAGgtacactcacactcacacacactctctctctctctctctctcacacacacacacacacacacacacacacacacactgtgacgtGGGCATGTTCACTCTAATCAAAGGAGATATACACAGATGATGGAAATAATTGCAGCCGTTAATGTGAGGCGATTTAGATAGGAGATCGTTGACTGGAAGCAGATGAAACTGATGGTGCGTAAGATTacagattaaagaaaaagaacaaatatttaatttgtcataAAATATCGATCTTTGAGCCTTGGTCTGTCTGAGCGTCAGTGTCCGATGTTAAATTCAGTGTTAAAACAGTGCTGCATATTTAAAACAGATCATCTCACCTGTATCCTTCcagttgaagaaaaacaaaatcacacattaataaacatactgtatatactattAAACTCTGGTCCAAGATTCAAATCATAATTTTACCCTGTGGGCCaacagctccccctgctggtgaatAACATCCTGTTGCATCGTCACAGTTACCTCTGGGGTCTTTGCACCAAAATCATACAAACGTTTTACCTTTAGTGCTATGTAAACATGCACATTTGATAAAGTTGTTTTGTTATATAACTTTAACTTATGATGGGGTTTCATCAATGCCTTCATCACCTCCCACCTGCACTACTGCAATGGAGTTCTGCACATACAGGCTCCAGTATGTGCAGAACTCAGCAGCAATGGTTGTAACCCTGAACTACGCCCTGGCAGCACATCACCCCCTCCTTCATCCACCTTCACTCACTTTCGGTCATGTCTGTATCAAAtacaaaatcctcctcctcacctgtaaATCCCTCCGTGCCCTTGCCCCCGAGCACCTGTCTGACCTCCTCCTATACCGGAACCTACAGCCCTCAGGTATGGGTCTGCTTGCCATCCCCCGTAAAAGCCTGAGAACCTACAGTGATGGGACATTCAGTGTGGCAGCTCCCACCCTTTGGAACACAGAGATCCACGATGACCCATTTATTTTGACCACTAGTTTCACTATCCCAGGCTACCAATTTTTCtaactattattttctgtccttgatttgttttattagttgttgttattttccttAATTTGCAAAGAGGCCTTGGATACCTCGaaaggcgctatataaataaattaattaattaaaaaactctgcacacatttttggaaacattttCACTAGGGTTTAATgaacatttaagaaaaatacaaatatacttcacaaatatataatattctgaCATGTTCAACTGTTCATCGATCCCACACCCTTCCATTATCAATGTAAATTCAAACATGTACAGCATACACTGACATTTCCTTTCAATCCCTTccagtttgttttcatgcagtcTAAATAACACTACGTATTCCCACCCTCCACATGCCAAATGGCATTTTAATGTAAACTGATTATTAGTCTTGCCTTATTGGACAGCTCATAGGGCCTGGAGATAACTGTCAATCCAAATTTACTCGTGACATTTGGGGAGgtaaaattacattacatttattgaaATTCCTTAACTGTTAAGACCCCCCAACACTGCCACTCAGatttacattcacacaaaaaaatgatgtgcgtgaacacacacaatcataaagAAAAGTCCCGTGGACATGgtctgtgtgtagtgtgttgAAGTGTTTGTACCCTTGCTTTTACTATCCTTGAGATAGTCACATGCATTGTTTAATGGCACTGATTTCAGCTAATTCCACTGAGGCCGTCACGTgtccctctgctgcaggagtGAAAGGCTCTCTGCACACTCTCCTCATAACTTCTCACTGACAAGAAAAGTGTTGATGCAGAGAAAAGATGACATTCAGACATACAATTGAAATACAGTCTTCTAGAGttgagaataataataagcatAGTCAATTGTGAAGCTAATGTTGATCAGAAAATTATTCCCTATCATTTATCATGATTAGTGACATCATGAAGAAGTCTCAgaggaaatgtaatatttattatattatttcacaGATTTATCGCCCAAAATGTTTAAGGCCTGACCGATATATCGTTGGAACGTAGAATTATGAGCCCACAAAGTGTGACGTATCTATATTTTGGTCATGTGCAGTAGGGCGCTATAATCCAGATAAGACAATGTGTACAGAACTACCTGATGTGTAGCTGGCAGTCCAATACCTGTGATCAGTAGAAGTATCCTTGGTCAGACTCCTAAAAGCATGTTTAGTCTGCGGTGAGATGAGGTTTTAGTTACCTATCAAAATGAGAGAGGACATCGCAAAGCTGGGTGAGCAGGGCACGATGCTTGTGTGGGTTTCCCTCCAGCACTCCACTGAGACGACTCAGGTACGAGTCAAGGTTTCCAAGAGACGCGGTCTCACCTGTACCTGTTccgggaagaagaaaaaaaaaaatatcacacaaaAGAATCTTGATTACACATCactgaatataattttttatttgatcttctCATGGTATATATAAAATGGAATGTAAGCACTAATATACGGTAGCAGCTACTAGGACAATATAGTTTCTATTACAGTCAGATATTTAAAGGGAAAGTAGCCCAGTCACTGAAGAGGGGTAATGTTATAGGTGTATTTATGATGAGAGATAACAGGAGAAAACGTGGAGACAACAGGAGATTTATCAATTGTCACGTAGAAGCATTactgtttgtcttctttaaaaTCAGCCACCTGACTGCTGACCTGGCAGGGGGACTGATGAGAGACTGTtgaccagtgtgtgtttgatggcCAGTAAGTGTTGCTGAAGAGCCTGGGTTCGCTTCTCATCCTGCCCCAGTTCGGCCTCCAGACGCTCTTTAGCGTTGAACATGTCTTTAATGTGCCGCTGCAACACTGCATTCTGCTCCTCAAACTCAATGTTAGCTTTACGAAGTCGCCGCAACTCAGCTTCTCGAGCTGAAagcacagaggaaaagaaaaaaattataattgatGAGATTATGTCTTAGTggaattaaaattgaaaaagcaTTACATCAATGCAATCACATTACAGTTTTCATAACAAATTTACTCAATTGATTGTTTAAAGAAAGGCCGGTTATATGTTGTGCATTCACATTATGCTGCTCTGCATCATTCACATGATAATATCACTGACCACCCCCCCACTGGCTGCTGACTGTCCAGGCGCCGTCTTTTAACGTCCTACTAGTCAACAAATGACTTGCACAATTCTGTCCTAGATTTAGTCCTGAACACACTGCCTTGTGGTTGAGTTGTGGAATATCAaagattattttccattttcaggtTTCTGGTTACCTTTGTTCTGATCAAGGAACTCCTCTGTGAAGATAGGGATGTCAAATCTGCTTGGGAGTTCAGAGGCCTGAAGGACAGAATTAAGAACTCAGCTCTGTGTaacttatataataataatattgaagaATATACGGTGACAAGACATTGCAGTTTACCTTTGGTAGAGATGACCCTGAGCTAGCACTGATGATGACAGATGAAGTGTCttctgaaagagaaagaaaatgtcaataattCGGGCAAGGTGGAACAGagtaatggaaaaataaatatacagtatcttgGTGATGCCGACGTTTTTtttctgcgggggggggggagatgcaCAGATGCACTAACGGTAAACAACATGATAAACATTAGGTGGGTATAAGTCAATGGTCACCTTTCTTGATCCTTTTGTCTTGAATCTTAGCACTGGTGATCTGATAGGCCTCAGTCTGTTGATAGTCCTTCAGTTCCTGTGCATACTGCATCTTCTCCCGCTCTGCCTCATCCAAGTAGCGCTGTGAGGACATAAATTAAGTTGTTACTTTGCTGATGTGGGGAAATAATCTATCTTGCTTAAAGAGGACTTCTTGATCATTTTATAacttaaaaaagaacatttcgtcaaaaaatgttttgtaagcATAAAGATTTCAAAACCATCAAACTGACAGCAATATCTTTATGGAGGTAAAAGTCACAAATAATAATGCTGCTGGTATGAAAACCTAAAATACAGCAATAGTGCCTTCTATTATGTTCTTGACTGGATTTCCTTAATAAAGCATCATAAAATACCCAGTGCACAGAATATACTGTGAATacgtaagaaaaaaaaaccttaaacaGTTACCTGTTTGTCATTTGGCGCTAATCGTGTCCACTCTGCTCCGAGTCTTTTGGTGATTTCGGGAAAAGGTAAATCGGGGTATCGGGCCCTCATATGTTCCCGCCGCTCATTCAGGAAGCGGACATATCCTGTGACTGGTGCCTTGGGACCGTTTGGCAgcaccttctttcttttctttccctttggcCAGCCTCTCTTCTTGGGctacagagagggggaaaacagCGCTCGTGTGGATGTGGGGGGTTGACAGTTGTTTGGTAACCGATGAAGGGCGTATTAAAATGTCCTGTTTTGCCCAACGCACACTCCGAAACCCACAGACATTCAATGCCATAGCGCCATAATTTCTGGCATCTTTGGttacaattaattgattaaatagttataaacattattttttccacGTTGATAGACTGATTGATTACCGTCAGTTTTCTATTTAATGTATTGACTCTGGAGGTTGTCATAAGGAAAGAGAATGTTGTTtccattaaccccccccccccccccccatgtataAAATAACAGTTCAGATAAAATTCTGATATTTCGACCCCTCCTCCATCATTTGAAAGTAGGATTTTATTCCAGAACTGTTGTTATATAGTGTGGAGACAGTGCTCAATCAAAGCTTTGGCTGCCGATGGAGAGgacttctctccccctccaccgTGGTCAGTCGTGGCAGGACTCACCTCGTCCTGAGGCTGCTCCGCTGAGTGCGAGGCTCTGAGCTGCTGCGATGCATCACCCTGCTCCTGTTTGATCCCTCCCATGATCCACTTCCGAGCAATTCACTGTGTTCAGGCTGAAAACCAGTCTCATCCGTTCGGGTTATGTCTGTGCACAACAACACATGAGAGGGTGTCAGGGTGGAAATAAATGCAGTAACTTGTTAATGTCAGCATTAATGTGTCCGCAGTGATGCCGCTTCTCCAGCTAACCTGCCTGCTAGCTGTTCACTAAGGCTAAAtggacgcgcgcgcacacacacacacacaaacagacacaacgGACACAAAGGTAAGTGCTCGGTCTCCcgaagtaaaagaaaatactcTACAGAAAAACACGGATCGGAACATTCGGTAGCGTTTATTCACTCGGGACAGTTTCTGCTTTAGACAGTTATTAGTACTTTTTAGGGATAAACGTTTTATTACTCACCCGATAATGAAATTCGTTgctcaaacaggaagagaagacTGCCTGTCAGCTGATTGGTCGAAATGGAGACTCACGATTGGCTGGCTGGcgcacctcctccaccccctcctcctcctcctcacttaaTTACATGTTCTTCAAAGTGTTACATTATCGCAAAGCATTTCTTTGGAGACTTTGACTATTGTATTGGACTATAAATAACGTTACGTTAAAGGGAAATAACCAAGTAAGGTATTGAATGAATTGAGAATATACTGTACTCAAGTTAATGTCCACTACTGGCAGTCCCTAACGAACGAAAACCTAGAACTATTGAAAAACTGacagtttttattaaaactgatATGTTAATGTCGTTGCATTACAATTATGAGGATTCGCATGAACCGTTTATTTCAGGCCTCAGCAGTATGAGGTCACATCTCAGCATCGTTAACAACGTTAACCACCTTCCTCTGTTCTACTACGGTGGCTCAGATAActcaaaatacaacaaaaacaaaccaccttttattctattttgtttgGTTCTATGCACTATTTTAACTTATTTGCATTATAGTATTCTTAATTTGAAATGCTCCCCTTTGTTTATTCCGATTTTGTTACTTATTTAAGGATTTGCTTTCTTTTACATTGCATGTACATTGAGTGGAGTATAAACAAAAAGGCAGGATGTAGTGTATGTCAAAAACAAGCTTTGGGGGCCTGTCTACGTTATTCTTTAAAATACTTTGCCGGAAGTGGTCGTTTGGGAGTAGATGCTGGTTGTGCTGCGGTACCGCCAATGATCACAGCCAGCACATTTgcatatacagtctatggagcAAATAGAGTCAATGGAAATATGGCAGCATTCCAATATGTCCGgtagtcatttttaaaatatctgaaaatctGAAACCAAACAGtagaaaatgtcatgaaattatCACTTTCATTGATCTCAGCCAACATTTGAGTCCTCTATCAACTAAcatgtatttgcatgtttggTGCAGTAATAAAAAAGCTACATTCACAGCTGCTGCTTGCAGAAGCAATCACAGTTAATATGGTggtggattgatttttttctgttcctacCTATAATTCAAgttatattttactttattcaaATCTCTAGGAGAGTATAAACTCGAGCAGGGTTTTTCCTTCTTGTTAAGCCATTTCTGCCAACCCCCCCAGTTAGGACCCGGGATaaaagtcattgtttttctgGTCAGGGTTGAGTTGTGCTTGAACTCAAAGCAACATGTCAAAGATTAAtcggtttgttttgttgcttctgAAAGATGGAGCTTTACAGCTACACCATGCAATTGATGCATGGTAGAGACTCAAATTATAGGTGGCATGGCCATTAGGTTAGATCTCAGGTTTACCCTCTAATTAAAGTGTACATAAAATCTCATTGTAATGTACCGTGACACGACCCAATTAATTTTCTTAAGAAAAATTTGATAAATTCTGTCAATTTGCAGCTACCTTAACATCAAATATCACCATGGACCTTGATATCTTTCATATAATTGCATGCAATGTCAACTTCTTTGGTTGTAATTTTCTGCAACCCAATGTATCATCTTCAGCATGTTGCTGCACCCATCAAAGTAGATCATAAATAGGTCTAGGGAATTGGGAGAAAATtatgcataaatattaaattggCAGCAGAACAATTAACAAGTAATGTGATACATAATTCAACATTTGTTTGCATGATCatccccttaaaaaaaacaacaactcagaaCAGCTGGAACCTTAcgtttttattgtcatttatcgTTTACaatttttgtgttcatttatctGTTATCGTCAATCCTTGTGGCAAACATTAGTTATCACTGTGTTCTGTACAGTCCAGTCCCACGATGTAGACTTTAATTTGGTGGGAATGGAGGAATGAGGCAAGTGGGATCAGACTTTTACAATTTGTCCAGGTAGTTGTCCAAAGCTGGGATACCTTCCTTGAGACCCTTGCGCTTGCGTGTGTCTGCAACGACTACAGCAGGCTTGGTTGTAGGATCCATTGGGCATCCAGAAAGGATCTGCCAGTGGTCAAACACGCACTGTGGGAAGGCCTGGCCACCAGTGTTGGATCGAAGGTCAGCTGTGAAACCTGAGacaggacagagaaaaaaaaatttaatgcCCAAAATTCTAAGTTGGCCTCCATTTCTATCATCAGTGGGCTTGGGCAAACACAATGACAGCCATTACATGGAACAAGTGTAAGCAGAAGAAGGACGGGGCTtgaaatgttggttttttttgggcaTCCAGAACTATGAACTTCTTTGTAAGTGTCCATGCCTTTTATACTCTAGAGTGCAGCATCCCACTGCAGACACCAGTGGAAATTAGCAAGTGAACGTGAAGTGGGTcgagaaaaatgtatttggtaTTGTATAGTATATTGTATAGTATTTGGGAAAGTTGGTTTGAGGGATGAACTACCAAGTGGTAGTAAACATACTGTAAAGTGCATTTCAGGTCAAGTAGTGTGACAGACAGTTCTGTATGATTATTGTATATGACTTGTATCAAGAAACATGATGTCAGCTACTGTTAAGAAAATGATTAGAAACCTAACAAGTCCAAATAGAGTGAAAGCTGACAGCCACAAAATACTTGAGGCCAGTCATGTCACGTTGAAATTACTTGACTGGCAGGCTGGCTTTATGTACTTGCAGTAACAATTGCAGGACTATTGACAAGTGTATTTATCAAGATTATACAATTCCGCAGAACACAGAAAAAGGTGCCAAGCGTTTGTAGATGTCTGAAATGAGGCAaacttttttccaaataatataattttccCATATTTCACTTATCTACGATGACTGCACAGTAAAACGACACCTGTGACCGTAAGACTAAATGCAGCACAAACTGACGTAAATGTCAACTTCAGACaaaattgtaaatatattttgttaatacAATAAACAACATAAGCAACAAAAATCACTAGTTttagaagaaataaacaagGACATACCAAATGACTCCATGACAGGCAGATAGGCCTTGACGACATACATGGGTGTCCCTTGTACTCTGTACTCATCAAACACATGACCACGCCTCTTGGTCAGCACGCCGTAGATTCCACCAATAGCACCTTCAGGACACTGCCAAGTAGAGGAGACATTAGGTTGAACGGACAAAAGTCAAATATGCTAAAAGATTACAATAAGAACTACAAAACCCAGACTAAGATTTGTGAATATCAGATATTTATGCCCTGAGGTACTCACCTGGATCTCTACCAGGTAGACAGGCTCCATGAGTCTAGGTTCGGCGGTGAGCTCACATGCATACAGAACTCTGCGAGCTGTAGGAATAATCTGACCGCCACCACGGTGAATAGCATCTGTATGCAGGGTTACATCATGGATGTCAAAGCGAATGGCACGCATGTTCTCTTCACAGAGGACACCCTAAAGAAAACAGattgttgaagaaaaacattatcCACTGAACTTGGAAGAGAATAAGTGCACACACTTATAATTTCACTCAATATATTAGCTGAACTTGttatcttggacagaaagtTTTTGCACAGTGCAATGAACCATGAATTTTTGTTTATGATGGTCCTCTTACCTCCTTGACAGCCCACTGGAAGCCAGCCACTACGCTATCCTTGATCTCATTGAGGTACTGCACTCCTTTGGTGACATCCACCAGCATGTTGGGGCCAGTTCCATCAGGTCCGAAGCACCAGATCTTTCTGGCCTCAGTGACATCCCATCCATGCTTCTCAGCAAGGAAACGGGCGCGGAGCTTAAGCTCCTGACGAGCAGCAACGTCACCCTTCTCAATGTCCTCTGCAAGGCCATCCTCGAAGGGACGGGCCCTCATGAACAGACGGTTGTGCTTGTTGGGGGACTTTGACAGACACATGACACTTGATGGTGCACTGACTGTCTCCCTGTAGGACACCACTGGATCAgatttctaaaaaagaaagcaaGATTCAATGCAAAACTCGCAATATCATAATTACATCACTTGCTCATTTGTGCAAATAGATGATACTTAAAACTCTAGTTGACCTTAATTATGCATTAAATCACCTTGATTGGAATGCAAGCATGATCCTCCTCCAGATCCTTCAGACAGATCTCCAGATGCAGCTCTCCAGCTCCTGCAATGATATGTTCTCCAGACTCCTCAATGATACACTGCACCATAGGATCGGACTTGGACAGACGCTTCAAACCCTCCACCAGCTTGGGCAGGTCAGCAGGGTTTTTGGCCTCCACAGCAACCCTCACCACAGGGCTGACACTGAACTTCATCACTTTCATGTTGTGTGCCTGCTCATAGGTGGTGATGGTCCCAGTCTTGACAAGGAACTTGTCCACTCCAACCAGACCCACGATGTTACCACATGGCACGTCTTCAATGGGCTCAGTGTAACGGCCCATCATCAAAATGGTcctggcaaaaaaagaaaaaatgtgagtgttaaagaaagaaaattaagatGTCCCCAATATCTGATAAATTGGTCTCACACAGCTATGCTCATACACTTTTAATAACTGAGACAAGAGGGTAAAATCTACCTCTGAATTGGTGCCAAGCAAAGATCGTCCTTCTTTCCAGGGGTAAAGTTAGGGCCCATGATGCGTACTTTCAGGCCAGTGGAGACAGACCCAGAGAACACACGACCAAATGCGTAAAAGCGACCCTTGTCACTGGTAGGGACCATCTTTGAGATGTACATCATCAAGGGAGCTTTGGGGTCACAGTTCTTGATacctgggtaaaaaaaaaaaaattagtctCGACAATCAATGAGCCCAAGAACAAGCAATTGTTAAAATTATGCAGATACTGTAGATGTGACATTTTAATCCTGTCAATGAGCAAAATTTAAATCAGCTTCATACCCATGGCGGCCTCATCATCATTAGGACCTTCATAGAGCAACTCGCAGCGGTACTGCTGGGCAGTGACCGGGGAAGGCAGGTGGATTGTGATCATTTGCAGAAGGGCTACTCCAGCGGGCAGCCAGCGACGCATGACAGCCTTCAGGAGAGGCTTACCCTCCTTTTCCTTGTCCTCAGAATCCAACTTAATTTCCAGCTTTTCGATCAGTTTGGCAGTTTCCTCTTTATTGAAGTTCATGATGGCATTGAACACCTAAAAATGAAGTTGATATGAATTACCAGAAGCAATTGAACAGGGCCAAGCCAAAATGTTGATGCAAATGACCAATAGCGCCCTGCTCAGACTGAAGATCATCATCACCAATTAATCAGGTCAAAGTGAAGAATGTTTAGAGTCATCATGTGCAGGCATATGGAGCATAAAGTTTATAAAGGTAATATTTTTTCAACTCTGAATTACCTTTTTACCAATTCTACTTCGCTGAACACTGCTGATTAGTTTCCTAAATGCATCTGTACCTTATTGTTCAAGTCTGGACAGATCTTGTTACCTTGTAAATGGGGTCCAAGACAAGAGCAACAAAGGTGCGAGGGTGCCTTTTGCCATCAGCGCCAACTGAAGACTTGGAGAACTTTCCAGCATCTACATCATAGTATCTAGAATAAGATGCACGATGAGATTCATTAAGAGGCCAAAGACAGCTGCATTGATAAGTAAAGCAAATTTTGAAATCCAAACAGAGATTTCAAAAAAAGCTTGCTGTTTCCCGATCGCATGTGCTTCACTTGATAATCAAGCTTCGTTTAGAGACTCACCTGTCACCCCACAGTTTCTTCATCATGTCTTCCACCTTCTTGCAATGCTCCTCTGGTGACATTTGGGTGTTGCCCTTGGCAGCAAACTTGGCTGCATACATCTCTGCAAACTGCTTCAGGGTGAAAGCCCAGCCATGGAGTCCAGAGCCAAAGCCAACGGTACCTACAACTGGATCAACCTAGGAGAGATGATGACACTATCAGAAATCAAGTGACTTATGTTTGAGTCTTAATTAAATACTTTATTTACACTGACGTGTGATGTGACTTTTTGGGGGACAAAGTACTCAAGTTAAGCTACTGGTGTGCAAACACAATGAGACCAGTGAGTGCAAGACATAAGATGAAAGGTTCAGATGGCCACTCACTTGGATGTTGCCCATAGGTCCGTCTTCTTCTCCATAAGTACAGACGATGACATTGACATTCTCACAAATGCGCTGGAAAGACTGGTAAAGGTCTTCTGGTTCAATCTGCAACTCCAACAAGGCACGATCCATTTTGTTCATCATCAGGACTGGCTTGATACGCTCGCAAATGGCCTGACGGAGCACAGTCTcagtttgcacacaaacacctggCAGGGATACATAGAGAAAGGCGATTTAACCCAGGGGAAAGCAGCTTGGAATCAAATTTTAAACAAGTAGTAGAATGGTATATATAAAGTCAGAGACACTGCACTTTCATGAAATAAacacttaagaaaaaaaatcttcactgaAGATGATTTCTAAGACAATCTTATTAGCACGCTGCAAAA contains:
- the hmg20b gene encoding SWI/SNF-related matrix-associated actin-dependent regulator of chromatin subfamily E member 1-related isoform X1 codes for the protein MGGIKQEQGDASQQLRASHSAEQPQDEPKKRGWPKGKKRKKVLPNGPKAPVTGYVRFLNERREHMRARYPDLPFPEITKRLGAEWTRLAPNDKQRYLDEAEREKMQYAQELKDYQQTEAYQITSAKIQDKRIKKEDTSSVIISASSGSSLPKASELPSRFDIPIFTEEFLDQNKAREAELRRLRKANIEFEEQNAVLQRHIKDMFNAKERLEAELGQDEKRTQALQQHLLAIKHTLVNSLSSVPLPGTGETASLGNLDSYLSRLSGVLEGNPHKHRALLTQLCDVLSHFDSEKL
- the hmg20b gene encoding SWI/SNF-related matrix-associated actin-dependent regulator of chromatin subfamily E member 1-related isoform X2, translated to MGGIKQEQGDASQQLRASHSAEQPQDEPKKRGWPKGKKRKKVLPNGPKAPVTGYVRFLNERREHMRARYPDLPFPEITKRLGAEWTRLAPNDKQRYLDEAEREKMQYAQELKDYQQTEAYQITSAKIQDKRIKKDTSSVIISASSGSSLPKASELPSRFDIPIFTEEFLDQNKAREAELRRLRKANIEFEEQNAVLQRHIKDMFNAKERLEAELGQDEKRTQALQQHLLAIKHTLVNSLSSVPLPGTGETASLGNLDSYLSRLSGVLEGNPHKHRALLTQLCDVLSHFDSEKL
- the LOC118317888 gene encoding elongation factor 2, whose amino-acid sequence is MVNFTVDQIRAIMDKKANIRNMSVIAHVDHGKSTLTDSLVSKAGIIASARAGETRFTDTRKDEQERCITIKSTAISLYYELTENDLAFIKKSKDGVGFLINLIDSPGHVDFSSEVTAALRVTDGALVVVDCVSGVCVQTETVLRQAICERIKPVLMMNKMDRALLELQIEPEDLYQSFQRICENVNVIVCTYGEEDGPMGNIQVDPVVGTVGFGSGLHGWAFTLKQFAEMYAAKFAAKGNTQMSPEEHCKKVEDMMKKLWGDRYYDVDAGKFSKSSVGADGKRHPRTFVALVLDPIYKVFNAIMNFNKEETAKLIEKLEIKLDSEDKEKEGKPLLKAVMRRWLPAGVALLQMITIHLPSPVTAQQYRCELLYEGPNDDEAAMGIKNCDPKAPLMMYISKMVPTSDKGRFYAFGRVFSGSVSTGLKVRIMGPNFTPGKKDDLCLAPIQRTILMMGRYTEPIEDVPCGNIVGLVGVDKFLVKTGTITTYEQAHNMKVMKFSVSPVVRVAVEAKNPADLPKLVEGLKRLSKSDPMVQCIIEESGEHIIAGAGELHLEICLKDLEEDHACIPIKKSDPVVSYRETVSAPSSVMCLSKSPNKHNRLFMRARPFEDGLAEDIEKGDVAARQELKLRARFLAEKHGWDVTEARKIWCFGPDGTGPNMLVDVTKGVQYLNEIKDSVVAGFQWAVKEGVLCEENMRAIRFDIHDVTLHTDAIHRGGGQIIPTARRVLYACELTAEPRLMEPVYLVEIQCPEGAIGGIYGVLTKRRGHVFDEYRVQGTPMYVVKAYLPVMESFGFTADLRSNTGGQAFPQCVFDHWQILSGCPMDPTTKPAVVVADTRKRKGLKEGIPALDNYLDKL